A window of the Pseudomonas sp. B21_DOA genome harbors these coding sequences:
- a CDS encoding PTS fructose-like transporter subunit IIB, with amino-acid sequence MKLAIVTACPNGMVTSVLCARLLDAAAQRQGWSTSVEVVDPAHPERELSAATIEAAEWVLLVTTGAVDMSRFVGKRVFQIAPAQALQDVEAVLRRGAEEAEVYVASEGEPAIDAPRAPRIVAITACPTGVAHTFMAAEALQQTAKRLGYELQVETQGSVGAKTPLSATAIAEADVVLLAADIEVATERFAGKKIYRCGTGVALKQSEATLKKALAEGAVESAASDGKAPAKSEKTGVYKHLLTGVSYMLPMVVAGGLLIALSFVFGITAYKEEGTLAAALMQIGGETAFKLMVPLLAGYIAYSIADRPGLAPGMIGGLLAGTLGAGFIGGIIAGFIAGYAAKAIARYVKLPQSLEALKPILIIPLLASLVTGLVMIYVVGKPVAGMLAALTQFLDSMGTTNAILLGVLLGGMMCVDLGGPINKAAYAFSVGLLASQSYAPMAATMAAGMVPPIGLGIATFIARRKFAQTEREAGKAAFVLGLCFISEGAIPFAAKDPLRVIPASIAGGALTGALSMYFGCKLMAPHGGLFVLAIPNAINHALLYLLAIVAGSLVTAVVYALLKRPEAVELALEPAKA; translated from the coding sequence ATGAAGTTAGCCATTGTTACGGCTTGCCCGAACGGCATGGTCACCAGTGTGCTGTGCGCGCGTCTGCTCGATGCAGCGGCGCAGCGTCAGGGCTGGAGCACCAGCGTTGAAGTGGTCGATCCGGCGCACCCGGAACGCGAATTGTCGGCGGCGACCATCGAAGCCGCCGAGTGGGTGTTGCTGGTCACCACTGGCGCGGTGGACATGAGTCGCTTCGTCGGCAAGCGCGTGTTCCAGATCGCTCCGGCGCAGGCCTTGCAGGATGTCGAAGCGGTGCTGCGTCGCGGTGCTGAAGAGGCCGAAGTCTACGTGGCCAGCGAGGGCGAACCGGCGATCGATGCGCCCCGTGCGCCGCGCATCGTCGCCATCACGGCCTGCCCGACCGGCGTCGCCCACACCTTCATGGCCGCCGAAGCGTTGCAGCAGACTGCCAAGCGCCTGGGTTATGAATTGCAGGTCGAAACCCAAGGCTCGGTCGGCGCGAAAACCCCGCTCAGCGCAACGGCCATCGCCGAGGCTGACGTGGTGTTGCTGGCGGCGGATATCGAGGTCGCCACCGAGCGTTTCGCCGGCAAAAAGATCTATCGCTGCGGCACTGGCGTTGCCCTGAAGCAATCCGAAGCGACCCTGAAAAAAGCGCTGGCCGAAGGCGCAGTGGAAAGTGCGGCAAGCGACGGCAAGGCTCCGGCCAAGTCGGAAAAAACCGGCGTCTACAAGCACCTGCTCACGGGTGTGTCGTACATGCTGCCAATGGTGGTGGCGGGTGGTTTGCTGATCGCGTTGTCCTTCGTGTTCGGCATCACCGCTTACAAGGAAGAAGGCACGCTGGCGGCGGCGTTGATGCAGATCGGCGGCGAAACCGCGTTCAAGCTGATGGTGCCGCTGCTCGCCGGTTACATCGCCTACTCGATTGCCGACCGTCCGGGCCTTGCGCCGGGGATGATCGGCGGTTTGCTCGCAGGCACTCTGGGCGCTGGATTCATCGGCGGGATCATTGCCGGCTTCATCGCTGGTTATGCCGCCAAAGCCATCGCCCGCTATGTGAAATTGCCGCAGAGCCTGGAAGCGTTGAAGCCGATTCTGATCATTCCGTTGCTGGCCAGTCTGGTCACCGGCCTGGTGATGATTTACGTGGTCGGCAAACCGGTCGCCGGCATGCTCGCCGCGCTCACCCAGTTTCTCGACAGCATGGGCACCACCAACGCGATTCTGCTCGGCGTATTGCTCGGCGGCATGATGTGCGTCGACCTCGGTGGGCCGATCAACAAGGCTGCCTATGCGTTTTCGGTGGGGCTGCTGGCCTCGCAGAGCTACGCACCGATGGCCGCGACCATGGCCGCCGGCATGGTGCCGCCGATTGGTCTGGGCATTGCGACGTTCATTGCGCGGCGCAAGTTTGCCCAGACTGAACGCGAGGCCGGCAAAGCGGCTTTCGTGCTGGGCCTGTGCTTTATCTCCGAAGGGGCGATTCCGTTTGCCGCGAAAGACCCGCTGCGGGTGATCCCGGCGAGCATCGCCGGTGGCGCGCTGACCGGCGCCTTGTCGATGTACTTCGGCTGCAAGCTGATGGCGCCGCACGGTGGCTTATTTGTGCTGGCGATCCCCAATGCGATCAACCATGCGCTGCTGTATCTGCTGGCGATTGTTGCGGGGAGCCTGGTCACGGCGGTGGTGTATGCGCTGCTCAAAAGGCCTGAGGCTGTCGAGTTAGCGCTGGAACCCGCCAAGGCCTGA
- the nadC gene encoding carboxylating nicotinate-nucleotide diphosphorylase, protein MPNLRLADLTAEIENNVRRALLEDVGSGDITAQLIPAERLAKATIITRDDAVICGTAWVDAVFRQLDPRVAVHWQVVDGQRVKANQPLFHLEGPARSLLTGERSALNFLQLLSGVATRAQYLADFVGETQVKLLDTRKTLPGLRMAQKYAVTCGGCHNHRIGLYDAFLIKENHIAASGGIAEAVAAAHKIAPGKPVEIEVESLEELKQALEAGADIIMLDELSLDDMREAVRLTAGKAKLEASGGINESTLLPIAETGVDYISIGAMTKDVKAVDLSMRLSL, encoded by the coding sequence ATGCCGAATCTACGTCTCGCCGATCTGACCGCCGAAATCGAAAACAACGTGCGTCGTGCGTTGCTTGAAGACGTCGGCAGCGGCGACATCACCGCGCAACTGATCCCGGCCGAACGCCTGGCCAAAGCCACCATTATCACCCGCGACGACGCCGTCATCTGCGGCACCGCGTGGGTCGATGCGGTGTTCCGCCAGCTCGATCCGCGCGTGGCGGTGCATTGGCAAGTGGTCGACGGCCAGCGGGTCAAGGCCAATCAGCCGCTGTTCCACCTCGAAGGCCCGGCTCGCTCGTTGCTGACGGGTGAACGCAGCGCGTTGAACTTCCTGCAGTTGTTGTCCGGCGTAGCGACGCGCGCGCAATACCTGGCGGACTTCGTCGGCGAGACGCAGGTCAAGTTGCTCGACACCCGCAAGACTCTGCCCGGCCTGCGTATGGCACAGAAATATGCGGTGACCTGCGGCGGCTGTCACAACCACCGCATCGGTCTCTACGACGCTTTCCTGATCAAGGAAAACCACATCGCCGCCAGCGGTGGCATCGCCGAAGCCGTGGCCGCCGCGCACAAGATCGCCCCGGGCAAACCGGTGGAGATCGAAGTGGAAAGTCTTGAAGAACTGAAGCAGGCGCTGGAAGCCGGCGCCGACATCATCATGCTCGACGAACTGAGCCTGGACGACATGCGCGAAGCGGTACGCCTGACCGCCGGCAAAGCGAAACTGGAAGCCAGCGGCGGCATCAACGAAAGCACGCTGCTGCCGATCGCCGAAACGGGCGTGGATTACATTTCGATTGGTGCGATGACCAAGGATGTCAAAGCGGTGGATCTGTCGATGAGACTGAGTCTCTGA
- the truB gene encoding tRNA pseudouridine(55) synthase TruB: protein MAQVKRIRRNVSGIILLDKPLGFTSNAALQKVRWLLNAEKAGHTGSLDPLATGVLPLCFGEATKFSQYLLDSDKGYETLAQLGKTTTTADAEGEVLQERPVTVGRADVEAVLPKFRGQISQIPPMYSALKRDGQPLYKLARAGEVVEREPRSVTIARLELLAFESDTARLAVDCSKGTYIRTLVEDIGEQLGCGAYVAELRRTQAGPFTLAQTVTLEELEAVHAEGGNEAVDRFLMPSDSGLQDWPLLHFSEASAFYWLNGQPVRAPDAPKFGMVRVQDHNGRFIGIGEVSEDGRIAPRRLIRSE from the coding sequence GTGGCTCAGGTCAAACGTATCCGTCGTAACGTCAGCGGCATCATCCTGCTCGACAAGCCATTGGGGTTCACCTCCAACGCTGCCTTGCAGAAGGTGCGCTGGCTGCTCAATGCCGAGAAGGCCGGGCACACCGGCAGCCTCGACCCGCTGGCCACCGGCGTGTTGCCGCTGTGCTTCGGCGAGGCGACCAAGTTCTCGCAGTACTTGCTCGATTCCGACAAGGGCTATGAGACCCTGGCGCAACTGGGCAAGACCACCACCACGGCCGATGCCGAAGGCGAGGTTTTGCAGGAGCGTCCGGTGACCGTTGGTCGCGCCGATGTCGAAGCGGTTCTGCCGAAATTTCGTGGGCAAATCAGTCAGATACCGCCGATGTACTCGGCACTCAAGCGTGATGGCCAGCCGCTGTACAAACTGGCACGTGCAGGCGAAGTAGTGGAGCGCGAACCGCGTTCTGTTACTATTGCGCGCTTGGAATTGCTGGCCTTCGAAAGCGATACTGCGCGGCTTGCGGTGGACTGCAGCAAGGGCACCTATATTCGCACCCTGGTGGAGGATATCGGTGAGCAACTCGGTTGTGGTGCGTACGTCGCAGAACTGCGCCGGACCCAGGCCGGGCCTTTCACCCTGGCGCAGACCGTGACCCTCGAAGAGCTGGAAGCGGTACATGCCGAAGGCGGCAACGAAGCGGTCGATCGCTTCCTGATGCCATCGGACAGCGGCCTGCAGGATTGGCCGTTGCTGCACTTCTCGGAAGCGAGCGCGTTCTACTGGCTCAACGGCCAGCCGGTACGTGCCCCGGATGCACCGAAGTTCGGCATGGTACGAGTACAGGATCACAATGGTCGCTTCATCGGTATCGGTGAAGTGAGCGAAGACGGGCGTATCGCGCCGCGTCGCTTGATTCGGTCAGAATGA
- the rpsO gene encoding 30S ribosomal protein S15 — protein MALDVQEKAQIVADYQQAVGDTGSPEVQVALLTANINKLQGHFKANGKDHHSRRGLIRMVNQRRKLLDYLKGKDVSRYAALIARLGLRR, from the coding sequence ATGGCTCTCGACGTTCAAGAAAAAGCTCAAATCGTTGCTGACTACCAGCAAGCTGTTGGTGACACTGGTTCGCCAGAAGTGCAGGTTGCACTGCTGACCGCCAACATCAACAAACTGCAAGGTCACTTCAAGGCCAACGGTAAAGATCACCACTCCCGTCGTGGTCTGATCCGCATGGTTAACCAGCGTCGCAAGCTGCTGGACTACCTGAAAGGCAAGGACGTAAGCCGGTACGCCGCGCTGATCGCTCGCCTGGGTCTGCGTCGCTAA
- the ampE gene encoding regulatory signaling modulator protein AmpE translates to MSFLVLLLAVWIEKFSALRHRLQRDGGWIRELHKLENSKRLARQPWLVLTILVLCPVALLALLLLVLEPVAYGLLALPVHLLVVIYSLGRGDLLGGLGPFRDAWRREDLQAAAHVAKRDLNICADSGEQLLEQVQGHLLWQAYQSFFAVIFWYFLLGPVAALAYRLLALAEEHGTNPALVERAAQLRHAFDWVPVRLLAASLALVGNFVAVSRVMLHELLNWNISAAQLINKVGLAAGEVPPPVVGPDGINTLDCLWELLLRAAVLWYAGFALWTVLVH, encoded by the coding sequence ATGAGTTTTCTGGTGTTACTGCTGGCGGTGTGGATCGAGAAGTTTTCGGCCCTGCGTCATCGGCTTCAACGCGACGGCGGATGGATCCGCGAACTGCACAAACTCGAAAACAGCAAACGGCTGGCCAGGCAACCGTGGCTGGTGCTGACGATTCTGGTGCTGTGCCCGGTGGCGTTGCTGGCGCTGTTGCTGCTGGTGCTGGAACCGGTGGCGTACGGTCTGCTGGCGCTGCCGGTGCACTTGTTGGTGGTGATTTACAGCCTCGGGCGTGGCGATCTGCTCGGCGGCCTCGGGCCGTTCCGCGATGCCTGGCGTCGTGAGGACCTGCAAGCGGCGGCGCACGTGGCCAAGCGCGACCTGAACATCTGCGCTGACAGCGGCGAGCAATTGCTCGAGCAGGTGCAAGGTCATTTGTTGTGGCAGGCCTATCAGAGTTTCTTCGCGGTGATCTTCTGGTATTTCCTCCTCGGTCCGGTGGCAGCATTGGCCTATCGGCTGTTGGCGCTGGCCGAAGAGCACGGGACCAACCCGGCGCTGGTCGAGCGTGCTGCGCAGTTGCGCCATGCCTTCGATTGGGTGCCGGTGCGTTTGCTGGCGGCGAGTCTGGCGCTTGTCGGCAACTTCGTCGCGGTCAGTCGAGTGATGCTGCACGAACTGTTGAACTGGAACATCAGCGCAGCGCAGTTGATCAACAAGGTCGGCCTGGCAGCCGGGGAGGTTCCACCGCCAGTGGTCGGCCCGGACGGCATCAACACCCTCGACTGCCTGTGGGAACTGCTGCTGCGCGCGGCGGTGCTGTGGTATGCCGGGTTTGCCTTGTGGACTGTTCTGGTTCACTGA
- the cra gene encoding catabolite repressor/activator codes for MKLSDIARLAGVSVTTASYVINGKAEQQRISNATVERVRAVVDLHGFTPNPQAAGLRSRHTRTLGFILPDLENPSYARIAKLLEQGARARGYQLLIASSDDAPDSERQLLQLFRARRCDALIVASCLPADDDSYRQLQAKGLPIIAIDRVMEPEHFCSVISDDREASLHLTQSLLDPQPKQIVLLGARPELSISQERAAGFRAALSDFKGEVLVEHAESFSRECGKQLMEELLQRLGHLPDALVTTSYVLLQGVFDALHDFPLKSRPLRLGTFGDTQLLDFLPLPVNAMSQQHQLIADKALELALAAVEQDDYQPGVQAIARTFKQRIHRD; via the coding sequence TTGAAACTCAGTGATATCGCGCGGTTGGCCGGCGTCTCCGTCACCACCGCCAGCTACGTCATCAACGGCAAGGCCGAACAGCAACGCATCAGCAACGCGACCGTCGAGCGCGTGCGCGCGGTGGTCGATCTGCACGGCTTCACGCCCAATCCGCAAGCGGCCGGCCTGCGCAGTCGGCACACGCGCACCCTGGGCTTTATCCTGCCGGATCTGGAAAACCCCAGTTACGCGCGGATCGCCAAGTTGCTCGAACAAGGCGCGCGGGCGCGCGGTTATCAATTGCTGATCGCCAGTTCCGACGATGCGCCGGACAGCGAGCGCCAGTTGCTGCAACTGTTCCGCGCGCGTCGCTGCGATGCGCTGATCGTTGCCAGTTGCCTGCCCGCCGATGATGACAGCTACCGCCAGTTGCAGGCCAAAGGTCTGCCGATCATCGCCATCGACCGGGTCATGGAGCCGGAGCATTTCTGTTCGGTGATCAGCGACGACCGCGAGGCCAGTCTGCACCTGACCCAGAGCCTGCTAGACCCGCAGCCCAAACAGATCGTGCTGCTCGGCGCACGCCCGGAGCTGAGCATCAGCCAGGAGCGTGCCGCCGGTTTCCGCGCAGCGCTCAGCGACTTCAAAGGCGAAGTGCTGGTCGAGCACGCCGAGTCGTTCAGCCGCGAGTGCGGCAAGCAATTGATGGAAGAACTCCTGCAGCGTCTGGGGCATTTGCCTGACGCGCTGGTGACCACTTCCTACGTGCTGCTACAGGGCGTGTTCGATGCGCTGCATGATTTCCCGTTGAAATCGCGGCCGCTGCGCCTTGGCACCTTCGGCGACACGCAGTTGCTGGATTTCCTGCCGCTGCCGGTCAACGCCATGTCCCAGCAACACCAGCTGATCGCCGACAAGGCCCTGGAACTGGCCTTGGCCGCGGTCGAGCAGGACGACTACCAACCGGGCGTGCAAGCCATTGCGCGGACCTTCAAGCAGCGTATTCATCGGGACTGA
- a CDS encoding TatD family hydrolase — protein sequence MELIDSHTHLDFPDFDADRAELLAESRALGVRRIVVLGVHQDNWQRVWDLVQSDAELYAAFGLHPVFLDQHRPEDLHALGDWLTRLRGHRQLCAVGEIGLDYFIETLDRERQQSLFEAQLQLAADFELPALIHVRRSHAAVIATLKRFKLKRAGIIHAFAGSREEAREYIKLGFKLGLGGAPTWPQALRMHRVLPELPLQSVVLETDSPDMAPAMFPGQRNSPAHLPAICAALAELMNITPEQLAAASTANCCEVFGW from the coding sequence GTGGAGCTGATCGACAGCCACACCCACCTCGACTTCCCCGACTTCGACGCCGATCGCGCCGAGTTGCTGGCCGAAAGCCGCGCCCTTGGCGTGCGGCGCATCGTCGTGCTGGGCGTGCATCAGGACAACTGGCAACGGGTCTGGGATCTGGTGCAGAGCGATGCCGAGCTGTACGCGGCGTTCGGTCTGCACCCGGTGTTTCTCGATCAGCATCGGCCCGAGGATTTGCATGCGCTGGGGGACTGGCTGACACGGTTGCGTGGGCATCGGCAGCTGTGCGCAGTCGGCGAGATCGGCCTCGATTATTTCATCGAAACCCTGGATCGCGAGCGCCAGCAATCGTTGTTCGAAGCGCAGCTGCAACTGGCGGCGGACTTCGAGTTGCCAGCACTGATCCATGTACGCCGCAGCCACGCAGCGGTGATCGCCACGCTCAAACGCTTCAAGCTCAAACGCGCCGGCATCATCCACGCCTTCGCCGGCAGCCGCGAGGAAGCGCGGGAATACATCAAGCTCGGTTTCAAACTGGGTCTTGGCGGTGCACCGACCTGGCCGCAGGCATTGCGCATGCATCGGGTCCTGCCGGAACTGCCGCTGCAATCGGTGGTGCTGGAAACCGATTCACCGGACATGGCCCCCGCGATGTTCCCCGGCCAGCGCAACAGCCCGGCGCATCTGCCGGCGATTTGTGCGGCGCTGGCCGAGCTGATGAATATCACGCCTGAACAACTCGCCGCCGCCAGCACCGCCAACTGCTGCGAAGTCTTCGGCTGGTAA
- the ampD gene encoding 1,6-anhydro-N-acetylmuramyl-L-alanine amidase AmpD, with translation MQLDPASGWCHGVQICPSPNFNERPAGEVSLLVIHNISLPPAQFATGKVQEFFQNRLDVTEHPYFAGIADLRVSAHFLIERDGKVTQFVSCLARAWHAGVSVFEGRETCNDFSVGIELEGTDDLPFTDEQYRALTALSRQLQKRFPAITDQRICGHSDIAPGRKTDPGPAFDWARYRAALAKEEGQ, from the coding sequence ATGCAGTTGGATCCCGCGAGCGGGTGGTGTCATGGCGTGCAGATCTGCCCGTCGCCCAACTTCAATGAGCGCCCGGCGGGCGAAGTGTCCCTGTTGGTCATCCACAACATCAGCCTGCCGCCGGCGCAATTCGCCACGGGCAAGGTGCAGGAATTTTTCCAGAATCGTCTGGATGTCACCGAACATCCCTACTTTGCAGGCATCGCTGACCTGCGTGTCTCGGCGCATTTTCTGATCGAACGTGACGGCAAGGTCACCCAGTTTGTCTCCTGTCTTGCGCGGGCGTGGCATGCCGGGGTTTCTGTGTTCGAGGGCCGTGAAACCTGTAACGATTTTTCCGTGGGCATCGAGCTGGAAGGCACCGATGATCTGCCGTTCACCGACGAGCAATATCGCGCGCTTACTGCGCTGTCCCGGCAGTTGCAGAAACGTTTTCCGGCGATCACTGATCAGCGTATCTGCGGCCACAGCGATATCGCTCCGGGGCGCAAGACCGATCCGGGACCGGCATTCGACTGGGCACGCTACCGCGCAGCCCTGGCAAAAGAGGAAGGACAATGA
- the ptsP gene encoding phosphoenolpyruvate--protein phosphotransferase — translation MLELTIEQISMGQSAVDKPAALQLLASHLVADGLVADGYLAGLQAREAQGSTFLGQGIAIPHGTPETRDQVFATGVRLMQFPDGVDWGDGQIVYLAIGIAAKSDEHLRLLQLLTRALGETDLGQALRRASSPEALLKLLQGAPQELALDAQMIGLGVSADDFEELVWRGARLLRQADCVSNGFAGVLQQVEALPLGDGLWWLHSEQTVKRPGLAFVTPDKPMRYLGQPLSGLFCLASLGEAHQALLERLCALLIEGRGHELGRATSSRKVLEVLGGELPADWPSARIALANAHGLHARPAKILAQLAKSFDGEIRVRIVDSQDSAVSVKSLSKLLSLGARRGQVLELIAEPSIAADALPALLAAIEEGLGEEVEPLPAVSQQREVIADIAEVLVAPASGSLLQAIPAAPGIAIGPAHIQVQQAIDYPLRGESAAIERERLKQALSDVRRDIQGLIERSKAKAIREIFITHQEMLDDPDLTDEVDTRLKQGESAEAAWMAVIEAAAKQQESLQDALLAERAADLRDIGRRVLAQLCGVQTANEPEQPYVLVMDEVGPSDVARLDPARVAGILTARGGATAHSAIVARALGIPALVGAGAAVLLLEPGTPLLLDGQRGRLHVDADAATLKRAAEERDTREQRLKIAAEQRHQPAHTTDGHAVEVFANIGESAGVTSAVEQGAEGIGLLRTELIFMAHPQAPDEATQEVEYRRVLDGLAGRPLVVRTLDVGGDKPLPYWPIAKEENPFLGVRGIRLTLQRPQIMEAQLRALLRSADNRPLRIMFPMVGSVEEWRQARDMTERLRLEIPVADLQLGIMIEVPSAALLAPVLAKEVDFFSVGTNDLTQYTLAIDRGHPTLSAQADGLHPAVLQLIDITVRAAHAHGKWVGVCGELAADPLAVPVLVGLGVDELSVSGRSIAEVKARIRELSLTQAQTLAQQALAVGSANEVRALVEAL, via the coding sequence ATGCTCGAGCTCACTATAGAGCAGATATCCATGGGCCAGTCGGCCGTGGATAAACCCGCTGCCCTGCAATTGCTGGCCAGTCATCTGGTTGCCGACGGTCTGGTGGCCGACGGTTACCTCGCCGGCCTGCAGGCCCGGGAAGCCCAGGGCTCGACCTTTCTCGGTCAAGGCATCGCCATTCCCCACGGCACCCCGGAAACCCGCGATCAGGTATTCGCCACCGGCGTGCGCCTGATGCAGTTTCCCGACGGCGTCGACTGGGGCGATGGCCAGATCGTTTATCTGGCGATCGGCATCGCGGCGAAATCGGATGAACACCTGCGCCTGCTGCAACTGCTGACCCGCGCCCTCGGCGAGACCGATCTGGGCCAGGCCTTGCGTCGCGCCAGCTCCCCCGAAGCGCTGCTTAAACTGTTGCAAGGCGCGCCGCAGGAACTGGCGCTCGATGCGCAGATGATCGGCCTCGGCGTGTCGGCCGACGATTTCGAAGAACTGGTCTGGCGCGGCGCCCGTCTGCTGCGTCAGGCCGATTGTGTGAGCAACGGCTTTGCCGGCGTGTTGCAGCAAGTCGAAGCGCTGCCACTGGGCGATGGCCTGTGGTGGTTGCACAGCGAACAGACCGTGAAGCGACCGGGGCTGGCGTTCGTCACCCCGGACAAACCGATGCGCTACCTCGGCCAGCCGCTCAGCGGCCTGTTTTGCCTGGCGAGTCTTGGCGAAGCGCATCAGGCGTTGCTTGAGCGTTTGTGCGCGTTGCTGATCGAAGGTCGCGGCCACGAACTGGGCCGCGCCACCAGCAGTCGCAAAGTCCTTGAAGTGCTTGGCGGTGAACTGCCGGCCGACTGGCCGAGCGCACGTATTGCCCTGGCCAACGCCCATGGCTTGCACGCACGACCAGCGAAGATTCTTGCGCAATTGGCGAAGAGTTTTGACGGCGAAATTCGCGTGCGCATCGTCGACAGCCAGGACAGCGCCGTGTCGGTGAAGAGCCTGAGCAAACTGCTGAGCCTCGGCGCCCGCCGCGGTCAGGTGCTGGAGCTGATCGCCGAGCCGAGCATCGCCGCCGATGCCTTGCCGGCCCTGCTCGCGGCGATTGAAGAAGGCCTCGGTGAGGAAGTCGAGCCGCTGCCGGCCGTGAGTCAGCAGCGCGAAGTGATCGCCGACATCGCCGAGGTGCTGGTCGCTCCGGCGTCGGGCAGCCTGTTGCAGGCGATTCCCGCCGCACCGGGCATTGCCATCGGCCCTGCGCACATTCAGGTGCAACAAGCCATCGATTACCCGTTGCGCGGCGAGTCGGCGGCCATCGAGCGCGAGCGCCTCAAGCAAGCGCTGAGCGACGTGCGCCGCGACATTCAGGGCTTGATCGAACGCAGCAAGGCCAAGGCCATTCGGGAAATTTTCATCACCCACCAGGAAATGCTCGACGACCCGGATCTGACCGACGAAGTCGACACCCGCCTCAAGCAAGGCGAAAGCGCCGAAGCGGCGTGGATGGCGGTGATCGAAGCTGCCGCCAAACAGCAGGAGTCGCTGCAGGACGCGTTGCTCGCCGAGCGTGCCGCCGATCTGCGCGACATCGGCCGTCGAGTGCTGGCGCAATTGTGTGGCGTGCAAACCGCGAACGAGCCTGAGCAACCGTACGTTCTGGTGATGGACGAAGTTGGCCCGTCCGATGTCGCGCGGCTGGACCCGGCGCGAGTGGCGGGTATTCTCACCGCACGCGGCGGCGCTACCGCGCACAGCGCGATCGTCGCCCGTGCCCTCGGTATTCCAGCACTGGTCGGCGCGGGTGCGGCGGTGTTGCTGCTCGAACCGGGCACACCGCTGCTGCTCGACGGCCAGCGCGGGCGTCTGCATGTCGACGCTGATGCCGCGACCCTCAAGCGTGCCGCCGAAGAGCGCGACACTCGCGAGCAACGCCTGAAGATTGCCGCTGAACAGCGCCATCAACCGGCGCACACCACTGACGGTCACGCCGTTGAAGTGTTCGCCAACATCGGCGAAAGCGCAGGTGTGACCAGCGCGGTGGAGCAGGGCGCCGAAGGCATTGGTCTGCTGCGCACCGAACTGATTTTCATGGCCCACCCGCAGGCACCGGACGAGGCAACCCAGGAAGTTGAATACCGTCGCGTCCTCGATGGACTGGCCGGGCGGCCGCTGGTGGTGCGTACGCTCGATGTCGGCGGCGACAAACCGCTGCCGTATTGGCCGATTGCCAAGGAAGAAAACCCGTTCCTCGGCGTACGCGGCATCCGCCTGACCCTGCAGCGGCCGCAGATCATGGAAGCGCAACTGCGCGCCTTGCTGCGCTCGGCCGACAACCGTCCGCTGCGGATCATGTTCCCGATGGTCGGCAGCGTCGAAGAGTGGCGCCAGGCCCGCGACATGACCGAACGCCTGCGTCTGGAAATTCCAGTCGCCGACCTGCAACTGGGGATCATGATCGAGGTGCCGTCCGCCGCACTGCTCGCGCCGGTTCTGGCCAAGGAAGTCGACTTCTTCAGCGTCGGCACCAACGACCTCACGCAATACACCCTGGCCATCGACCGTGGTCACCCGACGCTGTCTGCACAAGCGGATGGCTTGCACCCGGCGGTCCTGCAACTGATCGACATCACCGTGCGCGCCGCCCATGCCCATGGCAAATGGGTCGGTGTCTGCGGCGAGCTGGCGGCTGATCCGTTGGCGGTGCCGGTGCTGGTCGGCCTCGGTGTCGACGAACTCAGCGTCTCCGGGCGCAGCATTGCCGAAGTCAAGGCGCGCATCCGTGAACTCAGCCTGACCCAGGCGCAAACCCTCGCTCAACAGGCCCTGGCCGTGGGCAGCGCGAATGAAGTGCGCGCATTAGTGGAGGCCCTGTAA
- a CDS encoding DUF6388 family protein, with amino-acid sequence MTELTQEQRHEQALEKYLLDVPDLKEEIKDLSPDDQKDQIQWAFEDEAEAQGLQPWELTLKYTSTPEEFEAQRLVLHKEAAEVLGVEWEEYCEMNNLVV; translated from the coding sequence ATGACTGAATTGACCCAAGAGCAACGCCACGAACAAGCGCTGGAAAAATACCTTCTGGATGTGCCGGACCTGAAGGAAGAGATCAAGGACCTGAGTCCCGATGATCAGAAAGACCAGATCCAGTGGGCCTTCGAAGACGAAGCCGAAGCGCAGGGCTTGCAGCCGTGGGAGCTGACGCTCAAGTACACCAGCACGCCGGAGGAGTTCGAGGCGCAGCGCCTCGTGCTGCACAAGGAAGCGGCGGAAGTATTGGGTGTCGAGTGGGAAGAGTACTGCGAGATGAACAATCTAGTCGTTTAA